Below is a window of Neofelis nebulosa isolate mNeoNeb1 chromosome 8, mNeoNeb1.pri, whole genome shotgun sequence DNA.
ACATActctgaagaaaacacaaaaacaaccaaaTTTCTGAAATGATTAGAGTGACTGCTAAGGATTGCAAAAGATCATTTTGAAACAACATCCATATGTCTCAGTTCAGCCTTCAGGGAATTAATTTATCCCAGGTTACCTAATGATCAAGTGGCAAAATTAGAACTAAGGATAAGTCATGACATAATCTTCATCTTGACAGATATATTTTGCAGATGTTAAAAAGACCTAATTTGACATGTTTTCAAATAGATCCTGGAAATcaaaatttttcttatgtttgtttgaGTTGATATTTTGTATCTGAAGTGATTGTCagattccatatttttattaggaaaaaaaaagaggctgaaTTTAGtctgagaaacaaaaattttcctCATGATCTTGGAGACTTGATAATTAATGACTGTAATTAACATGATTTTCTTAGAAGTCTCTGCTAACTAAAGTTGAAACTACAAACCACTATAGGCAAGAAGACCACCAGAGAATGTCTCATAAGGTGTACTTTTCTGTTTGATTGCCCCACCTCTAGTACCTAATAAGAGTATTCATGTGGGCAGACCAAACTTTGTGTCTTAGAAAATTAGCATCATGGAGTGCTAACTAGACCTGAAAAAACTATTCCAGTtgcaaataagtttgggaaacactgggtAAGATAAAGTTAAGCTAGTTTCTTTACATCCCAGAGCATTTAATTTGGTAATGTGCTTTGTTAACAATCAAATGAATGCACTATATAGTATGCAGCTTTCCCCCAAGGAAGCTTCTTTCCCTAAGAGAGTTCTGCATGGGATTCATGTTTCTTTGAACATTCATTTTCTAAAGTTCTATTAAATGGGTTTGATTAGGTCAgcatttcccattttacagataacaaaACTGAGGTACAAAGACAGGAGTAACATAGCCAATTGTATATCAGATGTTTataggctcagtcggttgagcttctgacttcggctcaggtcatgatctcacactctgtgagtttgagcccgcatcgggctctgtgctgacagctcagagcctggagctgcttcggattctgtgtctccctctctctctgcccctcccccgttcatgctttgtctcaaaaatgaataaacattaaaaaaaaaagagtggcatcCATTAggaactaagccagccaggtgccgtGAATTTGCCCTTTAGTGACTTTGTTTCTATACGTAAGACTAATCAATAACTAATACTGCTTTACTATAAGTTTATTAATGGAATTTCAGCATGCTCTTTCATTTATACAGCGTGtcaccatttttttaagtttatttatttattttgagagagagggagaggaagagggagagagaatcccaagaaggctccacagtcagtgcagaaccctatgtagggctcaaattcacggactgtgagatcatgacctgagctgaagtcagatgcttaactgactgagccacccaggtatcccagtctgtcaccattttttaaaattaataatgacTAACCTCTGCAAAATGTCTTATTGTTTATAAAGCGCTCTCAACACATGGTCTCATTTGATTGTCTCAACATCCCTGTGATTCAGGCATCATTATTCCCAtgtaacaaatgagaaaactgaggctttaaATTAAGTAACATGTCTGTTGTTTGCATTGTTAAATATCCTGTTATTTGCATGGGGAGAAGACAGTCGCTGCCCTCAAGGGGCTTTGGTATAGGTAAAGAGACAAGACTCACAAACATGAGACAGAGAATGATTATGTAGCAACATGTAGGAAAATGTTTGATAGAATAGTCCAAACTTCACAAGAATACTGAAGGAATTCAAGGGGGAAAGATTACTGGAGATGGAATTAATCAGTGAAGGTATCATTTAGGGATAAACCTTAAGCTGGATCGTAAAAGAAGAGTAGAGATTTGGAttaggagagaggaaaaagaattatAGGCAAGAAGAGTGACATCAGCAAAGGCATGAACATGAGAACAGGAAACACACTGATGGAAAAGAATTAGAGTTGGAAGGGAGATGGGTCTAAAATGATCAGTCTTTTGGCTGTGCAAGAAAAGTCAACTGCTGAGAGGCCATGGGTTTCCAGTCactgaatataaataatatgacACCATGTGCCCAGATGGAACAGCTATTTGCTTTCCAATCCAAAAGCAGTAAATTTACACTCTCTGCCATGGACCCCAGGAGTGAAAAGGAGAAAGTATCAACAGAAGCCAAGTCCAAACTGGTGGTTATGGGTATATTTCCCCCATATCCTTCCTATTCCTTTCTTTATACTAATTCATCTGAAAGGTGAATGACCTATTGATGCTAGGAAAAATGCCCCTTCAGGTGGTGCTCACAAAGCCAGGCTCTCATGCTAAGTCAGTCACTGCCCAGCAGATGATCAACATTCCCCACAACATTTCCCAGTCCAAAAATGGGACTAAGGTATGGCacagaatggatttaaaatgaTTCTAACTTTCCCATACTGAGGACTGTTGAGACTTGTCAGTGAGGTTTAAACCAAGAAAATTGAAGGTCATACTTAAAGTTATAATAGTTTGCAAATAAGCAGATGGGCTAATGGAAAGGGTGGATGacaggtggggagaaggaaaacaattgggaagaaaagaaaaatgagaataaagaaagaaacaaattggggcacctgcgtggctcagttggttgaacgaccgacttcagctcaggtcatgatctcacagtttgtgagttcaagccctgcatcaggctcactgctatcagagcagaacctgctttggatcctctgtctccctcgatctctgcccctcccccactcacaggcGCACCcattctctatctcaaaagtaaataaaacattaaaaaaattgagcaaCAAATTACTGAAATGAAATCTCATGCAGCAGAATCCTACGtaaatttttcacttttgttgttCAAAACCCAccttaacaaaacaaatgaataaaaccagGTAGTTGAACATATTTCAATCTTTTACGGTGACCAAGAGAAAGATGGCAAGGAACatgaagagaaaccaaaaaatcaGCTTCTCAGGGTGTGAACATCAAAAGCCAAACCAGTGGCATGAAACATGTGTTCAAGCAAAGCTCTCGCATGAGACAGACTGCCTCAGAGTCCCCCAGGAGATCAAATGACATCTAGGAAACACGTTTCATTTAGAGATTGCCCTGAATAACACCCAGATCCAACTTCACAGTTGCTCTCTTTCCCAACAAAAGAGGAGGACTGAACTCTAGTAATAAACCTACTAAGGAGGTACCACTaccagatcaaaaaaaaaaaaaaaaaaaaaaaaaaaaaagtgaagggacATATTTGACCCTTGTGACAGCCTTAAGGCGCCATCTGCAGTTCTTAGCTAAGACTGCAATAAACCCAAAGCTCCTGCTGGCTTGTTAGGACCACCTACtggtaaagaaaagagaaaacaaagaaatactaaATTCAAGTCAGGGAGTCCTCAAAACCCTCCCGGGTCCTAGAGTAGATGCAAGCATAGCTTTAAGACGCAGTACCCAGGAAAAGATCTAAGGGCCTTCGTTGGCTACAAGCTCAATGAGCAACCAAAAAAGCTAATAAATTCTTAGACTGCTTGATTTCAAGGATGATATATTGTCCAGACCTTGAGAACTTAATAGCCCCACAGTACCCCGTTCTGTCTGAACACATCTGAGAATTGCATTTAGTTCTGGGCACAATTTAAGAGCAATATTGACAAGagccataaaaatgttcataccctttgacccagtaatCCCACCCATGggaatttattctgaaataattcaAGAGACTAGATGAATTAGAAACATGAAGATATTGATGCAGCATTctttataacaaaaaaaatatatacattaatagCCTAAATGTCTCCCCAAAAGGGGAATATTATACAgcattaaaatataatgatacgttatttgaaaagttaaaataaaaaacatagaatgataatgcatgctacaacatggatgaatcttgaaaacattatgctaagtgaaaaaagccagacacaaaaggagacattgtatgattccatttatataacatgtcCAGGATAggaaaatctatagagacagaaagtagattagtggttgccaagggctgggggaggggagagccgaGCGTGattgctaatgggtatggggtttgtTTTAGGGAAGGCAAAAACGTCTGAAATTAGctagtggtgatagttgcacaaccttatgaatatactaaaaatcattaaaCTGTATACAAGGATggattttatggcatgtgaattatacatcaattaaatacatgtatgtcttcatagaaatatatacacatatatatacatcttcataataatatataaaatgcttatgaTTCAGTGAGGGGGAAAAAGCAGTACAAAATTGTGTCCTTGATATGAGACAATCGTGTAAAAATTAATTATGTACACTTACAGATGAGGActaaaagggaaaatgaatagGTGGAAACAGCAAGGTGAATGTAGgtgaatttttttatttggggggtgggtgggtagccATTATATTGTTCTTCGagcaatttaatattttcttttcttcccaagaCGGTGTCCACAAGAGGGCAGACAGAAGATGACAAACAGAATCATTTAGCACAAGCCTCAGCTGAAAAGTTAAGAACCCAGCATTCAGTGTGGAAAGCAATCTCAAAGGGCAGGTAAGTCCAACTTCCTCGTATTACAAGGGACAGACTGCAGCCCAGAGTGGTAAAACGGCAGGCTGGTCCCCCAAGCAGTGGAGGTAGAAGCCTATGTCTGCACTTCTCCATCCGTCTCTTCCTACCAAACTACAGTGCTTCCTTAAACAAGGCAATGTTTAATCTGAAAAAGGGAAGATTTTGAAAGATATGAGATGAGGGCAGCTGCTTATCAAggaagggtttttgttgttgttgttgttgggttttgttctttGTAACAAGAGATGGCATATCTAGAAATTACAGGGAAGCAAATTTTAGTCCGATAGAAGAACTTAACGATTAAGGGTGTCCAAAAGGTGAAACAGGTAGCAGATTTCCAACTGAAGCCAATGCCAAAATGGAAATCTTTGAGGAAAGCTATTCTTCAGGTCCTGCACTGAGTGAGCACTTGACATAGAGGCCTTCTCACTTCCCTTCCAACTCTTTAAAAGGccctatacattttttatttgtggGAGTGGGAGAATATGAAATCATTGGATTTCATGAAATCTTCTCGGTTGGAGAATAAGGAAGACCTCACACTTGCTAATATCTTggtttatataaatatagaattattttataGTGAATTTCTACTTACAGCTGATTTTCGCTATATAGGTGCTTTGGGAATCACATCCCCAGAAAAGTCTCTTCGTGATAATAATGTCCCAGGGTTGTTAGCAAAGCAGAATTCCCTTCCAGAAGTTCTCAATTCCCATAATTttgtgccatttttttcttttcaaaaaatggctGGGCTATACGATTGACTATGAGATATACGAACAGATGTCCCTGGAATGAGTAGGGAAGGAGTGCAGGTAGTCTAATCCTGGTAAGAACGCAATTTCAGAACCCATTCACAGGCCAGGGCAAGAAGGAAGATGAAATCCAAATATGAGTCTTAATGAGTCTTTCCTACTAAGAGGTAACATTCCATAACATCTTTCTCACTTCTTACCACGTGCCCCAGCCCATACCTACAAAAAGTTCTCCTGTGCAAAGTTTTAAACTAATCCACACTAAAGTAACCAATGTGGCTAAAAGGTGGACAGCAGATCACCATGCCATAGCATCTCAGAAAGTAGAAATACCTCTCTGTCCTGCATAGAAGGACTGAGACTCCAGATGTCAGGGAATAGCCTCCCTAATTGAAATGAATCTGCCAAAGGGTGATAAGAGAGTTCTGCAGGGACAATCTGCAAGTGAAAAGGGCCATCTTACAAGCAGTGAGCTCCTTCCCACGAGATTCATCTCACCCTCGGAGTTGTCTCATTCTGAGGACTTCTGCTATCCCAACTGGCCCAGATATGCTCTGACCCATTTTAAAACTACAGCCTAAGAACAGCCAAACCCAAACCACTCCCCTGGTTCCCCATGAACAGCCAAAAAAAGgctgaaatttttccttttaagttgatttatttattttgagaaagggagagacagacagagagactgagagtgtgaccaaggaagggcagggagagagggagggagagagaatcccaagctggctccttgctgtccgtgcagagcctgacatggggcttgatcctgtgaaccatgcgatcatgacctgagccaaaaatcaagagtcagacacttaactgactgagccaaccaggtacccctggaatttttcttaattataaaacaagagagagagagagagagtctaggAAAGAGGAGGTGAGGAAGAGAGACCATTTATACCCTACCACCACAACACAATCCATCATTCCTATTTACTTCTTTCTAATCCTTATTTGTAAGCATTCATACGGTGATTTGCAAGAAaccaaaaggaatttttttaatagaaaatacacTAATACACTCTAGGAAAATTCAGCCTTACAGGTAGAACCTTCATTCCATACCAATTAACTCCCCTAGACACCCAAGCCTTGTTTCCTTACATGGCTGAAAGGGGGAAAGGGTTATATTAAAGTTATATTTGCTCACTCTACATATGCTAGTTTCCTTATCCCCGCAACCCTTTAAGAGTACATACTATTATCTCAATTTTAGGGGAAACTAAGGCTCTCAGAGACTAAAGAAACCTAGGACCACACAGCTAGAAAATCATGGAACCACGTTAAAATCCTAATCCTAATCCTTCTGATTCTAAAACTCATGCTTAAAGTTGaaagacaagccatagactggGGGAAAATATCTATGACACATACGACAAAGAGTTAAGGTTCCTTACAAGCGAGGATACCAACAAAATAGATTTCACAAAGACAGGTaggagataatttatttttttggagataatatttttttaaaagcagaaaatacttATGTCCAGGCTTTCACTAAAGAGGACATGCAAGTACCcaacaaaatttgaaaagatgctgACCTTTACTATgagtcagggaaaggcaaattaaagTCGTCAGATACTATTCCTCACCCATCATCttggcaaaaatttaaaagagtgaTAACAGTCCATTCCAATTCCAAGGAAAGGGCCACTTCCTTACACTGCTGGAGGAAGTATAAATTACCAGAATATTTTCCAGAAGTAACCTGATACAGTatcaatgaaaattttaaatatacattctaTTTGACCTTATATTAGCACTTATTGGAATCCagcctcaaaaaaacaaaaagcaccagTACAcacatttaaagatatttattgtaGCCTTGCTCATGTTGAAACAATAGAAACTGCTCctgaatagttcttttttttttttttttttttttttgagagacagagaaagtgtgagtgggggcagggcagggaaagggagacaggatctgaagcgggctctgtgctgacagcagagagcctgatgtggggcttgaactcacgaactgtgggatcgtgacctaagccaatgttggatgcttaaccgactaagccacccaggtgccccaatagttcctattttaataaattaaagtgTAGCCATATTTTTGTAACAAAAGTTCATAACAAAATTTGAGAATagtaaaatgttttccaaattaagTAAAGCCCCTAATcactcttttgttcctttttcctaataggctatttttaatatatttacattgtgCAGTAGTACTAGATATCATGTTAAAAAGTTACTAATCAATGGTCTATGAAAATACCTCATTAAAATTCCATGTGATGATTTCACAGATTCtaagtatttttcaaaagaaacatatATCAATTTTTGGCAACTTTACAAAAGTGTAAAAGTTAATTTGGCCTTGAAATCATGGTATATAAATTCATtggtaggagcacctgggtggctcagttggttgagcatctgccttttgatttcagctcgggtcatgatctggagggttcatgagatcgagccctgcactggaccccgtgctgatagcatggagcctgcttggaattctctctctctctccctctttctctgcccctccccctgctcatgctctctctctctctctctctctctcaaaataaataaactttaaaaaattcattagcaAAAACTGTTCAAGTTTTGTTATatatgaatacaaagaaaaacacatctaCAAATTTCATTCCTCTCAGTTGATCAGATGagaccagattttattttaatctgcAAAGAATATtagccaaaataataataattctactttaaaatgtgtgtgtgtgtgtgtgtgtgtgtgtgtgtgtgtatcactcaGAGTTAATTTCCCGAAAAAAAAGTTCGAGGgatgcacacaaacacaaaagaagagcAAGAAAACTGGAGTAAAAGTATATAAGTTTAACATCATGTTCCGGTTCTCCAGTCTTCCTGTCCATTCTAGACATTTCTTCCACACTTGATGGttacatggaaattaaataagaccCTGTTGAGATACTCAAGCACTGGTTCCCTCGGTTTCCCCAAAGCCCTCATAAAGGCAcatgaaatataaaatcataaatttcCCCATGAGTCCCCATCAAACAATGTCATCTGCCCCTTCTCCAATGTTCCAGTGTATTCCACTTATAATTCTTATGACACGTAGTTCAAAACGCTGAAGGAGGTGAACTTGGATATCTGTGTATGTTATATCCCCCACCAGACTGTAAGCTCCTAGGCAGCAGAGTATGTAGTTCAGGGTCAGGGGGAGACCTGAGAATTCAGCCAGCCCAACCACCCAAGCAAAATCTGAGGGCTCTCTACAATACTTCACCAAGCAGAAAAGTTTGTGATAGCGGTACTACCCCCACTCCATAGCAGCTTGTTCCTTCTTAGGAAAAGTGGATCTCCTAGAAAGCTCTCCTATAAATagaattaagatatttttctgcaatttttctcatttaacccCTCTCTTACCCATTGGTAATCTACAGAATAGATCAAATCCCTATTGCCACAGGACAGCTTGTGAAATATGAGACccttcatatttttccttcaatCTCCTAACTCAGTACTTTgcatatgaaagaaagaaagaaagaaagaaagaaagaaagaaagaaagaaagaaagaaagaaagaaaaagagagagaaaaagaaaaagagagaaagagagaaaaagagagaaagagaaagagaaaagaaatagttaaatAATCTTCTTCCATCGCTCATCAATGTACCAGGGTGGGCAAGGTTGTATATTCtctaaaagatattttattggttttataaCATGCCTTTAATTTCACTATCTAGTTTTAGGAAGAACTTATCAGGAATACAATAACCGACAATTgagaaattcaaaatagaaacgTTATTCCACTACAATAGCTTTCTCACTCCTTTAAGGTTTTCTCATCTCCACTGCAAACAGACCAGTTCTTCAATGCTGTTGGGATGACCTGTGTGGGCAAAGCTGGGTTGGGACAAGCTGCTCAGCTCTGCCAGGAAGAGTCCACCCTCAAGGGGCAATTTCTTCTCACCTCCAGGATCCCTTGGGCTTTCTGGGCTGACTCAGGGCTTCATATGCAGCCTGGATCTCCAGGAAGTGCCTCTGAGCCTCCTCTGTCTGGTGTCGGTTGTGATCAGGGTGCCAGATCTTCACTAGCTCCCGGTATCTTCgatgtatttcttcatttgttgcCCCCTCTGAGACACTCAAAACCTTAGGGAAACAGAAGGTGAAAATTAGAATTCCATACGTTTCAGAGAACCTGGGTCTCTCCCCACTTCCTTGCTAAATCAGGCTGTGCTATCTCTGGAGTCGGCTTTTACTTGCCTGAGAGAAAGGCCCAGAACCTCAGATTAGAATtccagccttttttcttttttttttttttttttttgagtttacttatttattttgagagagacagagacagtgcaagtggaggaggggcagagagcgagggagagagagaaccccaaggtgACTCcatgtcatcagcacagagcccaatgcagggcttgaacccatgaaacagcgagaccatgacctgagccgaaaccaagagtcagacgcttaaccgactgagccacgcaggtgcccctagaattccAGCCTTTTGAAACATGGGCTAGCTCTGGATCTGATGGCAAGAACCAAGCTTTGCTTTGAACCACAGCTGCCTGTTTTCTAACCTGGGACTTCGCCATCCTCACAAGATCTCTTCCTTGAAAGAGAAATAAGCATATATGTCCACCAAAgacttgtacaagaatgttcacagcagctttatttagaATGGCCCCAAATTGGAACTAACCTAAATGTTCATTAACAATAGGAATGGATAGATACCGTgtagtatatttatacaatggcaTACTACACAACAATGGAaacaatttataaatgttatagtACTTATTCATAGTGCATGCAACAGTATGAATAAATCTCACGAacataatgttgaatgaaagaaatcagacatggggtgcctggctgtctcaggcatgtgactcttgatctcagggttgtgagttcaagtccatgCTAGGTGTgcagcctactttaaaaaaataaaattaaaataagttaatttaaaaaggaaaaaagtcaggggcgcctgggtggctcagtcggttgagcatccgacttcagttcaggtcatgatcttgtggtccgtgagttcgagccctgcgttgggctctgtgctgacagctcagagcctggagcctgtttcggattctgtgtctccctctctttctgaccctcccccgttcatgctctgtctcaaaaataaataaatgttaaaaaataataataataaataaaataaataaaaaggaaaaaaagtcagacaTAAAAGTATATACCgaatgattccatttgtatgaagtTCAAGAATGGACAAAACTAATCTACGGTAATAGAAGTCAGAATAGAGATTCTTCCAAGGAAAGGAGTCTAGAGCGAGAAGGGACACAAGGGAAACTTCTTGGTGCTGGATATATTCTATACCTTGGTTTGAGTGGTGGTTACATAGATGTATACATAAAATGCATCatcagcatacagcccaacacagggcttgatctcacgactgtgagatcacgacctgagtcactatcaagagtcagatgcttaattgagccacccaggcaccacatatatgttactttatatatgttagacctcaataaaaagtaaacaatatatACCTATCTTTTCCCACTCACTGTTAGTGACCCTGTACCTTCACCCATTGCACACAGAAGCCCAAAGAAAGCCGGACACCCTTCTAGGGCTCAACCCAGCATACATGAAAACATATACTCCCATATATGGGGCATCAGTTCCAGTAAGGCTTAGCCTAACTCTCAGAGCTGTCCCAGACAGGAATGAGAGGGAACAAAGACTTACCTGGTAAGCCAGCTGACGCTTCTCATCCTGAAAACTGTTAACAAACTCATAGAGCTTCTCCCACTCACGGAAGGAGTTGTTGCTGAAACCAGGATCGCCCACCAGCAGCCTCCAGATCCGGTAAGGCAGAAGGAAGACAGACTCTGTGATGCGGCCAAGGAGGGGGAAGAAGCTGAACCAACTCAAAAAGGAGCCAAGGGTCTCTGCCACATAGCTAAGGGTGGCTGCTGTGTTGCAGAAGGTGCTGTAGGCTAGTGGGCCTGTGAAAGCAAGGTAAGCCAAGCCCAGACGGTAGAGCCGGACACTGAGTGTCTCTGACCCAACTGAAGTCTTATAGCGGCGATGCTTCTGGGCTGTGATGCTGGCAGCCAAGCTGATGGGAAGGATGGCTATGGGGCGGCCGTAAAAGATAGGGGAAATAAGAAATGCTGCCCCTAGCGTATTCTTAAAGTCTGAGGTCTGGTTGCCAACAGCAGCCACAAGCAAGACCCCTAAGCCAACTGCCAGTGGAAGGCCCACAATATAGAAGTTGGCCATGAAAGAAAGGCTAATGAGAGCCACCAGGCCAAAATAGATGCCCACTATCACCTGGGCAACAAAGCGAATGAAACTGAGAGGGGGTGTCCTCCCTACTgagctctgcctctgcctctggggTCTGTTGGCCTGAGCTACAAAGCTCGGGAGCTTCCAGAATTCCCAGAGCCAGCCCAGCCCGCCACCCCCCAGGGTAAGCATCCAGAGCAGTGCATGAGTGTCCCTCCCCAGGTACAGGTGGTGGAGCCCAGCAGGGCCTCCTACAGCCCAAAGGGCATAGGTCACCAAGAGCCCTTTGGCCATCCTTTAGGTAAAGGGTGTCAGATCAAGTCCAGTGGCACCTGACATACTGCCCAGAGTGCAGAAATCTGGGGTCATCTGTGAGAAACATGGCTGTCATGGTCCCAGACCCTAGGAGATGAAAAAAGCAGTCATAAGACTATATCCAGGCCCCTAAGAGTAACCATTTCTCCTTCCAATAATAAGCGCAGATCTTCCTGAGTGTCCCTGAAATGCGGGTTCTCCCATACCCTTTGGTCTGGCTcctcatttctgtttgtttgttttttaagtttatttttgagagagaaagagagagatggagagcacacaagcaggggagggacagagagggagggagacacagaatccaaagcaggctccaagctgtcagcacaaagccggatgcggggctccaacccacaaatcaccagaccatgacctgagctgaaatcggtggcttaacccactgaaccacccaggcgcccttcatttctgttttttataagcACAGCCAACTCCAAATTTAAggcagaaaaatgttttaaatgctttcagTTGGTTTAGAACTCAGCACATGGACAGAAAAGCAGAAGCTTAAATTTCAGACCACTGGTTCCTGGAATGATTCATGGGAGAATGGAGTGAACAGGAGTGAACAGAATGCCCTTCTAAAGTTCCCACACATTTTGAAAGTCCCCTGGCATCCCTAGCCCTCCTCAGACTCGCACTATGGCCGCCCTCAGACACATGGCCAAGGTTCCTCTCCAGCCTTCCCATCTCTCCAGGCCACGAAATCTTCCCACAAGTCAAATTTGAAAGAGGTCCTGAAGTCCCTCCACTTAAACAGTTCTGTTAAACTAACGTTTTGACCTAAACCCTGGCACTCCATAGTTCAACCACCTCCTTCCAGGGCAGACTTGGAGTCTCTCCAAAGAGGCCGGTTGAACCCCCAGAATACCAAGCCAGATGCCAACGTGTGCCTACCAGCATCTCCCCCCTAGTAGGCCTCAAGACCAGCCAGTTACTCGCTAGTCCCAGGGTGGACTGCCGTACCTGGGTACCCCGGCTCCCAGACCCCGTCAGACCAGTCATTTCCTTTGGCTACAGAGTCAAAATGGCCCCTGTCACTCCGCTCTCACTTCCATCCAAATGGactttgtctttctgtgtgtgCTGTGTCACGGAAGTGGGGCCGTCCGGGTCAGGCCCCTCcctaagcaccccccccccacccacacacacatacccggTCCCCTTGGGATCACCTTTCAGCCTCGGCTCCTCTCGCCCGCCCTGTCGGGTAAACCCGGTGTGAGGCTCTCCGGGCGAATCCA
It encodes the following:
- the DNAJC22 gene encoding dnaJ homolog subfamily C member 22 isoform X2 — protein: MAKGLLVTYALWAVGGPAGLHHLYLGRDTHALLWMLTLGGGGLGWLWEFWKLPSFVAQANRPQRQRQSSVGRTPPLSFIRFVAQVIVGIYFGLVALISLSFMANFYIVGLPLAVGLGVLLVAAVGNQTSDFKNTLGAAFLISPIFYGRPIAILPISLAASITAQKHRRYKTSVGSETLSVRLYRLGLAYLAFTGPLAYSTFCNTAATLSYVAETLGSFLSWFSFFPLLGRITESVFLLPYRIWRLLVGDPGFSNNSFREWEKLYEFVNSFQDEKRQLAYQVLSVSEGATNEEIHRRYRELVKIWHPDHNRHQTEEAQRHFLEIQAAYEALSQPRKPKGSWR
- the DNAJC22 gene encoding dnaJ homolog subfamily C member 22 isoform X1, which translates into the protein MAKGLLVTYALWAVGGPAGLHHLYLGRDTHALLWMLTLGGGGLGWLWEFWKLPSFVAQANRPQRQRQSSVGRTPPLSFIRFVAQVIVGIYFGLVALISLSFMANFYIVGLPLAVGLGVLLVAAVGNQTSDFKNTLGAAFLISPIFYGRPIAILPISLAASITAQKHRRYKTSVGSETLSVRLYRLGLAYLAFTGPLAYSTFCNTAATLSYVAETLGSFLSWFSFFPLLGRITESVFLLPYRIWRLLVGDPGFSNNSFREWEKLYEFVNSFQDEKRQLAYQVLSVSEGATNEEIHRRYRELVKIWHPDHNRHQTEEAQRHFLEIQAAYEALSQPRKPKGSWRSSQQH